The proteins below come from a single Xyrauchen texanus isolate HMW12.3.18 chromosome 3, RBS_HiC_50CHRs, whole genome shotgun sequence genomic window:
- the eif4e1b gene encoding eukaryotic translation initiation factor 4E-1B, whose translation MWEDRSNKCGGFWLVVFAKQQRHTELDCFWLETLLCLIGEVFGSFSQDFCGSVINIWAKGDKIAIWTTNAEISKTVTYIGQKYKERLGLPQKLVIGYQAHADTATKSNSITKTSLLSENRTD comes from the exons ATGTGGGAAGACCGGAGTAATAAATGTGGTGGCTTCTGGTTGGTTGTTTTTGCCAAGCAGCAAAGACACACTGAACTTGACTGCTTTTGGTTGGAAACA CTCTTGTGTCTTATTGGAGAGGTCTTTGGCTCCTTCAGTCAGGATTTCTGTGGAAGTGTAATCAATATCTGGGCCAAAGGGGACAAAATTGCCATCTGGACCACCAATGCTGAGATCTCCAAGACTGTCACTTACATTGG TCAAAAGTATAAAGAGAGACTTGGCCTCCCACAGAAGCTTGTCATTGGATATCAAGCTCATGCAGACACTGCAACTAAAAGCAACTCCATAACCAAAACAAGTTTGTTGTCTGAAAATAG AACAGATTGA